The sequence AAAGATCACCTTGCCGAAATAGATTGCCGTAAGCAGTGAACTGAGCAGCACCACGCCGATTGCGTACCAGTGACCGGAGCCGATTGCGCCGATTATCAGATACCATTTGCTGACGAAGCCGACAGTAAGAGGCACGCCTATTATAGAGAGGGAGAAGATTGTAAACGCCGCCGCCGTGAAGGGCATCCTCCTTCCCAAGCCTTCAAAGTCGCATATCCTCTCAGAGCCTATGTTGAACACAATCAGACCCACAACAAAGAACAAACCGCCCTTCATAAGCGCATGGCTGAATATGTGAACCACGCCCCCTGTGAGCGCTTCTGCGTTGACCATCGCCGCCGCCAGAAGGATGTAGCCTATCTGCCCCACGCTGGAGTAGGCGAGCATTTTCTTTATGTTTGTCTGCGCTATGGCTATCACCGAGCCTGCTATGATCGAGAGCGAGGCGAAGAATATTATTATGCTTGTCATGGGTATTGAGCCGAGGCTGAATTCAATGTCAAACACTGAGTACATCAGCCTTATCAGCACATACGCGCCGACCTTGGTTGATGTGGCTGCCATTGCGGCGCTCACGGCGGACGGGGAGTAGGTGTATGCGTCCGGCAGCCAGAGGTGAAGGGGGAAAACCGCCATCTTCACAAACAAACCAACTATTATGAAGGCGTAGGCTGTCAGCACAACGCTTGAGCCGTGCAGGGGCTTTACCCTTTCGGCGAGATCAGCCATATTCAGCGTTCCTGTCACCATATAAAGGTAGCCAATACCCAGAACAATGAATGTGGCGGCGATAGTGCCTATTACCAGATAGTTGAAGCTTGCCATGGGGGCGTATCTTTTGCTGCTGGTGGCTATGAGCGCATATCCGGCGAGGGATGTTATCTCAAGGAAAACGTAAACGTTGAAAAGGTCGCCCGTGACAGTGATGCCAAGCATGCCGACGATGAACAGGATGAACACCGAGTAGAAGGCAGGGTGCTTGTATTCGGGAATCTCTTTTTCCACAAGCTCTTTGCCGAAGAGCAGAGACACAAGGGATATAAACGAGATAACAGCCAGAACAAAGGCGTTCAGCATGTCTATTCTGTATTCGATGCCTATCGGCGGCGCCCAGTTGCCCATGAAGTATGATATGGGACCCGAGGCACTGACCTTGGCAAGGATTGTCATAATCATGGCGAAAGAGGCTGTTACCACTGTAACTGCCGCATACCAGCATATTTTTCTGTTAATCATACCCAGAAGGGGAATGATCGGAACAAAAATCAGAGGAAGCGTAACAAGAAGAGCGGGGAAATGGACAGATATGTTCATCGGCATGCGCTCCCGCCGGAATCTCCGGCTTCGATTTCCCTTATTTTGTCGTCCTCTATTGTTCCATACGCTTTATAAATCCGGATCATCAGCGCTATGGCGACTGCGGCTGTGCTCACGGAAACAACTATCGCCGTGAGTATCAGAACGTGGGGAAGAGGGTTGTCATACCTGACTGCTCCTTCCCAGATAATCGGCGCAGTACCGTCCTTGACCTTAGCCATTGATATATAAAAAAGGAAGACGGATGTCTGGAATATACTTAAGCCAATAATTTTTTTCATCAGGTTATGCTTGGCGATAACGGCGTAAAAGCCTATCATCATCAGACACACCACAATAAGGTAATTGTATTTGGCGGCAATAAAATCAATCATTTTCCTTCCCCGCGATCTCAAAGAATATCGTGACCATAACCGAAGCAACGGCTATACCCACGCCAAGCTCTATGCCTATCATGCCGAGGTGGTTCCCTTTTTCGGCGGAACCGAAGGGAAGCTTTCCGTATTCCAGAAACAAACCGCCGAAGAGAAGGGTGATAAACCCTATTCCGGCGTATATCATGAGCCCTATGGAGCAGGTGATGTCGCTTATTTTCTTCTTAAACTTTTCTCTCGCTTTTTCCTTGCCCACAGCAAGAGCTATGAGGATGAAGGCGGAGGCGAAGATAACTCCCGCCTGAAAGCCGCCGCCCGGGCTGATTTCACCGTGCGCCTGAACATAGAAGGCGAACAGGAGGATAAACGGAACCATACATCTGGCTACTGTGCGCAGGATTACATCATCTTTCATTTTCATCCCTCCTTCTCAAAAGCAGAATCACGGAAATAGCCGCAGTAAACACCACCGATGTTTCCCCGAGGGTGTCATACCCTCTGTAGCTGGCGAGAACGGATGTAACTATGTTGACGGAGCCAGTCTCATGCTCCGAATTTTCGATGTAGTAAGGCGCAACATGCTTGTTTATGGGTGCTTCGGGGTTATTGTAGGCGGGCATGTCGACTGTTGCGTAGAAAAGCATGACCGCTGTGACCGCTACGATGAAAACAGGCATGTATTTTGACGAGCCTGTTCTTTCTCTGGATGATTCAAAGCGGTTCATACGTGTGAGCGCGCCAATCATGAAAACTCCGGATACTCCCGCACCCACCGCCGCTTCGGTAAAGGCAACATCGACCGCGTTAAGCTCTGTCCACACAAGCGCCATGAACAGGCTGTAAACCCCAAGATACATTATGGAGTTGAGTATGTCCTTCGCCTGAATTGCCGCTATGGCAATTATCACAAGAAAGAGAAGCAGCATAAGGTTAATCATTTCTCTTCCTCCACGGTTTAAGCCCTTCCACCCATGCGGCTTTTGCGATTGCGTGCGCCGCCGTCGGGTTAGCGATGTAAATGAAGATTATCACGAACAGCATTTTGAGGCTCAGTATGTTGAAGCCCTCATAAATTATCAGCCCGATGATGACCAGTGTCTGCCCCAGAGAGTCGGCTTTGCTGCCAGCATGAAGTCTGAGGTAGAAGCCCGGAAGCCTCAGTATCCCTATTGAAGCGGTTATGACGAAAAAGCAGCCGACAAAAATAAAGATACCGCTTAATATGAGTTTAATTTCCATGATTTCTCCCCCTAGTCCAGCCTGCCTCTCTCCATGAAGCGGAGGAGGGCTATAGTGGCAATGAAGTTAATCAGCGCGTAGACAAGGGCGAGATCCGAGAAATGGGGTCTGCCGTAAATGTATCCTAGAAGCAGGATAAGGATGATGGCTTTAGTGCCTATCAGATTCGCCGCCAGAATCCTGTCAAAGACCGTAGGTCCTTTGAGCAGTCTGGCTCCGGAGATAAACACAGATAAAAGAATGATTACCGCTGCGGTTTCAAACATTTCCGTTCCCCTCGATTTTAAGCACTCTGCGTTCCATCTCTCTGCTTAAAAGACCGTTCGCGTGCTCCGGTGTGAGTGCGTGAACAACAAAAACATTATCATCCTTAATGTCCAGCGTGACGGTTCCCGGCGTGATAGTTATGGAGTTCGCCAGAATGGTCAGTCCCAGATCGCTCTTCAAGTCAGACTTGAATTCCACGATCTGCGGATCAATGGGCAGTGAGGGACTCAGGATAATTTTAACTACCTGAAGGTTGGCTATTACAGTCTCTTTCATGAGCCAAGGAAGATAGAGGAGAATCTCCTTAACGATCCTTATGTGATCCTTCCTCAGTCCGCGCAGAAAGAAATCATGGCTCAAATACGCGGCAATCAAGCTGAAAATGACAGCGAAAGCCACCAGAAGTCCGCCGAATTCTCCTGATAACATGAACCAGAAGATGAAAAGCACCAGAAATGTGAATATGAATGTCATCCCCGCTCCTTAAAACAAAACAGGTTTATAGTATCAGTTTTGAAGGCTTAGTCAATATTTTTCGGAAAAACCGTATACGCAGTTTTATTTTTTAAGATATTGTAAACAATGCAAATAGTCAGTCTTACCGAAAAGAACTAATCCCCCTTTATAGAGTTTATATATGAAATATATATCAAAATACTATAGCTGATACGGCTTAATGTATATTGTATACAGTGTACCACTGATTTGCGAAGTTAAGCATTATTTAATAAAAATTTTTATAAAAATTTATTGTTGCAGTATCCGAATATCCGGCGTATAAATTCAGCAAGTTAGATATTTCTAAGAAGGTGAATTATGACTGAAAAGCTTATTCTGCTCGCCATATTGGCAGGCGCCGTGTACGTTCTTTACTACAAATTTTTTAAAAGCAAGGGTTGCGGCTGCGGCGATGGTAAAAGCTGCTGCGGCGGAAGCAAGCACGAGCAGTAGTCAAACACCGTGGACAGATTTTCTCTTTGAGGTATATTATTAGTCACCCAAGGAGATATTCTTATGCACGAACATATAGGTATAGCCCTCAGAGGGGAAAAGGTTCTCTCTCTAAGGGCTGAGGCGGCGGAGGATCCTTCCGGACCGCTGATAAGGCAGCTCGCCAAAGATATGCTCATCGCTATGAAAACCCACGGAGGCGTCGGTATCGCAGCGCCTCAGATAAGGGTTTCCAAGCGTGTCCTCATAATCCACTCCAAACCGAACGAACGCTATCCCGATGCGCCTGAGATGGAGCCTGTTATAATGGTGAACCCTGAGATAATCTCATATTCCGAATGCTTTGACTCCATGTGGGAAGGATGCCTGAGTGTGCCCGGACTCAGAGGACTTGTACCACGACAGACCGGCGTCAGCGTGCGGTACCATGATCTCACGGGGAAAGAGCAGGAAGCCTGTCTTCAGGGTTTTCCCGCAAGAATTTTTCAGCACGAGTTTGACCATCTGGAAGGAATACTCTTCCCTCTGCGGGTGGCTGACTGCTCGGACATTTATTCCGAAAACGAGTACAGAAGAAGGATTCAGGGTCTGCATGATTGATGACAGAGTTTTCAGTGAGCTTTATCATCCGGTGCTTATTCCGCGTACTGTTCTGAAAGCTGCGCAGGGAAGGCTGAGCAAAACGTTTAAACACGCTGTCGGTGTGCCTTTTCAGAATTTCCTTCTGTATATGTGGCTCAAAAGTTATCCAGCCTCGGGTATTATCGAGCGTTTCGGTCTGCCGAGATACGGAGCGGAGAACAGGTACAAAGATAACCTGACAATAAAAGCATCACCTGAATCCCTTGAGCGGATGGCTGTTTTCAAATCAAGGCATCACCGCCGCAGAATGGCGAACCGTTTCATCTGGGACGGTGACTGGGATATGGGCAAGACGCTGTTCAGGGATACAGACCGATACCTCCGCATATCCGATATATGGGAAAACAGGCTTGATTTGCGGAAAAGCAGACGATATGCCGAATTGACGGAAATGATACGCTGCGGCAGACCCTATATCGAATACAACAGAAACCGCATGGGTATTTACCTGAACACGGAAGGGAAGGTTTTACGGTATCTGGAAATATATCTTGAATTTATGAAGCAGCTTGAAACGCACGGATACGAAAGCTCGCTGGAGAAAGATCCTGTCTGTGCGGCAGTGGGCAGGAACGGAGAGCTGATCAAGACGGCGAAAGGGCTTCACCGTCTCGCCATGGCGCAGGTCTTGGGTATGAGGAGCATCCCTGTGCGCATAAGGGGTGTCCATCGTGAATGGTGGGAGAGAACCGCAGGAAAGGAAAATGACACGGATAAAAAGATTCTGCGAGCCTTGGAGCACCTCGGTTAATTCATCTCAATAGTTTTTTCAGCTTTTTCTTGAAGTTTATCCTCATTTTATAATTGTGAAGCCATTTCAGGGCATCCTGCACCGAATTATTGGGATTGTCTCCCGAGAACGCGGCGTACTCACGGATCAGTGTTCGCATGGTGTCATCATCCGCCCAGAGTTTTATAAAATTTTTCAGCCTTTCCTCATATGTGAGTTCCCTGAATTTCATGCGGTTTATATCAACCAGTTCAAAGTTCCAGCCCGAACCGTTTCTGCTGACCAGTATATTCCCCGGGGAGTAATCCAGATGCAGGATGTTCTTTTTATGGAGCCGGAAGGTGAAGGCGGCGAAGGCTTTCAGGAGTCTGCCGCGGTCTTTGATTTCTTTGTCCAGCAGAACTTTCCTTATGGTAAAATCGCTATCCGAATAGGCAGAGACATAAAAGCTTTCCCGCATCAGTCTGCCTTGGAAGAACTCTATATAGCCGAGCGGATCGGGAGTGGGAATGCCCAGTGATTTCAAAGTTACGGCATTCGTGAAAGACCTTTTCGCCTTGCTGTCCCTCAGAAAGGAATACGCAAAGCGGTTCACGGGCGAGGGAACCTTAAAGGATTTCAAAACCAGATCCCTGCCTTGATAGCGGATCACTCTGATTTCGTTCCGGGCTTTCTGCAATACTCTGAAATTTTGTTCAAACAGATTTTTGATGTTGAGCAACAGCTCTTCACTGCCGTTCGGAGCGTCTGCTGTCTCGTACCTGAAATAAGTCAATTTGCCTCACGAAAATTCTGTGCCTAATCATCAACTTTCTGCACATTAAAATAAATAATGTACTTATTGATTATTGTTTCAATAAAAACAGTGTAAATATTTGTAACAAAAAACTGACAAATGGTTGACATTACAGGAATAGGCAATAAGGCTGGCTAAGCGTGGGTTCGTTTTCCCGTTATGTAGGCGATGCGGTATGTGACAGGGACCGTTTCTCCGTCACCGAAGAAAGATTCGTAAAGTTCACAGAAACGGCGGTATGAATCCTTGCCCGCGGCGGCGGTTCTGCCTGTGAACCTTGCTCCGGTGGCTTTTTGCTTCTTCAGAAATTCTTTTACATCAGGAAACCTGAGGACATAGTCGTGTATTTCCAGCCTGTGGGTTATTCCGTTTATGCGCCCGAACAGATCATCATAAAATTCCGCAGTTTTCAGCGGATAAACGCTGCCGAAGCCTGTTATCCTGTTGAGAACTGCCATTTCAGTGAAGGTTCCGTCGCAGAATACGGAAAAATAAAATCTGCCGTCCTTTTTGAGGGTCTCCAGAGCGGCTGGAACGGAAACCTCCGGCTGCTGAAACCATTGCAGAACGGAAGAACTTACCAGTACATCGGCGCATTCCTTCCCGAACGGAAGCCTTTCCCCGTCCGCCTGAATGAAAAGACCGGAAAAGGAAGCGGAAGCCTTGGACATGGAATATGCTATATCAAGACCGATGAATTTTTCCGGTCTGCATTTTGCGAGGAACATTTCAGTGAATATGCCGCTGCCGGTGCCTATCTCAATTGCAGTTTGCGGTGCCACGGCTTCCGTGAGGTCAATCAGCTTTGACGCGGCGATTTTCTGTATGTCCGCAGAGGAATCATAGCAGTCCGCCGCTTTGTCAAAGAATCTTTTTATGTGTATTTTCATA is a genomic window of Geovibrio thiophilus containing:
- the def gene encoding peptide deformylase; its protein translation is MHEHIGIALRGEKVLSLRAEAAEDPSGPLIRQLAKDMLIAMKTHGGVGIAAPQIRVSKRVLIIHSKPNERYPDAPEMEPVIMVNPEIISYSECFDSMWEGCLSVPGLRGLVPRQTGVSVRYHDLTGKEQEACLQGFPARIFQHEFDHLEGILFPLRVADCSDIYSENEYRRRIQGLHD
- a CDS encoding Na(+)/H(+) antiporter subunit B — protein: MKDDVILRTVARCMVPFILLFAFYVQAHGEISPGGGFQAGVIFASAFILIALAVGKEKAREKFKKKISDITCSIGLMIYAGIGFITLLFGGLFLEYGKLPFGSAEKGNHLGMIGIELGVGIAVASVMVTIFFEIAGKEND
- a CDS encoding FeoB-associated Cys-rich membrane protein translates to MTEKLILLAILAGAVYVLYYKFFKSKGCGCGDGKSCCGGSKHEQ
- a CDS encoding cation:proton antiporter subunit C; this translates as MIDFIAAKYNYLIVVCLMMIGFYAVIAKHNLMKKIIGLSIFQTSVFLFYISMAKVKDGTAPIIWEGAVRYDNPLPHVLILTAIVVSVSTAAVAIALMIRIYKAYGTIEDDKIREIEAGDSGGSACR
- the mnhG gene encoding monovalent cation/H(+) antiporter subunit G, giving the protein MEIKLILSGIFIFVGCFFVITASIGILRLPGFYLRLHAGSKADSLGQTLVIIGLIIYEGFNILSLKMLFVIIFIYIANPTAAHAIAKAAWVEGLKPWRKRND
- a CDS encoding Na+/H+ antiporter subunit E, with product MTFIFTFLVLFIFWFMLSGEFGGLLVAFAVIFSLIAAYLSHDFFLRGLRKDHIRIVKEILLYLPWLMKETVIANLQVVKIILSPSLPIDPQIVEFKSDLKSDLGLTILANSITITPGTVTLDIKDDNVFVVHALTPEHANGLLSREMERRVLKIEGNGNV
- a CDS encoding lipopolysaccharide kinase InaA family protein — protein: MTYFRYETADAPNGSEELLLNIKNLFEQNFRVLQKARNEIRVIRYQGRDLVLKSFKVPSPVNRFAYSFLRDSKAKRSFTNAVTLKSLGIPTPDPLGYIEFFQGRLMRESFYVSAYSDSDFTIRKVLLDKEIKDRGRLLKAFAAFTFRLHKKNILHLDYSPGNILVSRNGSGWNFELVDINRMKFRELTYEERLKNFIKLWADDDTMRTLIREYAAFSGDNPNNSVQDALKWLHNYKMRINFKKKLKKLLR
- a CDS encoding monovalent cation/H+ antiporter complex subunit F, which gives rise to MFETAAVIILLSVFISGARLLKGPTVFDRILAANLIGTKAIILILLLGYIYGRPHFSDLALVYALINFIATIALLRFMERGRLD
- a CDS encoding DUF4040 domain-containing protein yields the protein MINLMLLLFLVIIAIAAIQAKDILNSIMYLGVYSLFMALVWTELNAVDVAFTEAAVGAGVSGVFMIGALTRMNRFESSRERTGSSKYMPVFIVAVTAVMLFYATVDMPAYNNPEAPINKHVAPYYIENSEHETGSVNIVTSVLASYRGYDTLGETSVVFTAAISVILLLRRRDENER
- a CDS encoding monovalent cation/H+ antiporter subunit D family protein; this translates as MPMNISVHFPALLVTLPLIFVPIIPLLGMINRKICWYAAVTVVTASFAMIMTILAKVSASGPISYFMGNWAPPIGIEYRIDMLNAFVLAVISFISLVSLLFGKELVEKEIPEYKHPAFYSVFILFIVGMLGITVTGDLFNVYVFLEITSLAGYALIATSSKRYAPMASFNYLVIGTIAATFIVLGIGYLYMVTGTLNMADLAERVKPLHGSSVVLTAYAFIIVGLFVKMAVFPLHLWLPDAYTYSPSAVSAAMAATSTKVGAYVLIRLMYSVFDIEFSLGSIPMTSIIIFFASLSIIAGSVIAIAQTNIKKMLAYSSVGQIGYILLAAAMVNAEALTGGVVHIFSHALMKGGLFFVVGLIVFNIGSERICDFEGLGRRMPFTAAAFTIFSLSIIGVPLTVGFVSKWYLIIGAIGSGHWYAIGVVLLSSLLTAIYFGKVIFVMYFKGGHECHDHSGHTAAVKLSEPMGMVIPMAFVAFLCIYFGIFATFPVEMAGKAAEAVLGGVTWK
- a CDS encoding methyltransferase domain-containing protein; this translates as MKIHIKRFFDKAADCYDSSADIQKIAASKLIDLTEAVAPQTAIEIGTGSGIFTEMFLAKCRPEKFIGLDIAYSMSKASASFSGLFIQADGERLPFGKECADVLVSSSVLQWFQQPEVSVPAALETLKKDGRFYFSVFCDGTFTEMAVLNRITGFGSVYPLKTAEFYDDLFGRINGITHRLEIHDYVLRFPDVKEFLKKQKATGARFTGRTAAAGKDSYRRFCELYESFFGDGETVPVTYRIAYITGKRTHA